Sequence from the Parus major isolate Abel chromosome 1, Parus_major1.1, whole genome shotgun sequence genome:
AGTCCTTTCAAACAATTCTTCCACGAGGTGGCACCGTTccctgggagaggctgctgcGCTGCCTGGGGTCAAAGGGCTCAGGGATGCTTCCGGGCAGAACCAACTTCAGCAGCTTTCTGAAAATGGCTGTGCTTTTCCACTCTTTCCGTGTCTCTTTGGAGCTTCCTGACTGCTTtctggggtggtttttttttttagtttttgtttggtttgttgttttttttttccttttagatttGTGGCATTTAGAGGAATCTTTTTTATGGCATGGAAGTTAAAACCAGGTGATGCCGAGCTAGAATGGTGGTTTACTTAATTTGGAGTTAAAATTGTGTGGCTTTTGAACATGAAAAGGAATGACCAATAGCTATCATTATTTCTAGGAAGGAAGGGAATTATTTCTACAGGATTTTCCAGATTCACAGGAAATGAAGAATTGTAATGTCAACTTCCATGTAAGAACACAAGCCAAGTCCATGTTGTATAGAAAGGGAACAgtgttgcttttcttcctgaattcTCTGTGGAGACTTGTTATTTCCAATTGACCTCTTGCTGATTTAAGAGCACTTAAGCAGAGGGaataagttttcttttgtttagagGTTTTCCTAGTTAGCTGCATTCTTGGTGGAAGTTGTTTTACCTCACAAGATTATGCTTTTACAAAAAACATTCACCATTGAAAAgggtttatttaattaatttcttttttcttgttgacATCTAAGAAAATGGACGATGATGATGACATCCCCCAGCTTTCATCCCATACGTTGGCTGCCCTCCAGGAGTTCTatttggagcagcagcagagagaaggcaTGAAGACCTCCCAAGGGTTTAATCAATATTCCATTGGTTCAATAGAAGAAGACTGGGTAAGAAACTATAAATTTCAGTAAATGAAGCACAGATAGAGGAGTAGCCCTGACCGAGTTTCTTCTGTGGCTGgataataaaatgaaattaaagaggGGAACGCTCAAGACATTCCTATTAATGGATGGCAACACTGTagggaaatttattttagtattaaaTCTGAGTATAGTTGTTTGCTCTGCATGTGCATGGGGGGTACAAACTGAAAGTACATGGAGAGGGAATAAAGCTGCTAACAGAAGCATCTGTCCCTTCTGGAAATTTTAACTCCAGCCTGGGATGTGATAGTAGTAAAGACTCTTCCCTGAGTCTGAGACAAACATAGTGTAACAAGACCAAGTGATCTTTCAtatcacatttttttgtgtgtgtgttttatttctttatttttgaggaTGGCtgttttactggttttttttatttgtgacaGACTGATTTCTGATTTGTCtctgggttggatttttttggtcttCCTTTTTCTGATCCATTCTGatttagtttttggttttttttttatccttttctttcttcctataCTGTCACTTTTCAAAGTCCTTTTTCCTTGTCTGCTGAAGTAACTCAATTTAAGGGCATGTAAATAATGTGCATCTGCACACTGGGTTTGAAATACCTTGTCAGTGGTTTggattatttgtttttcctgataCTGCATTTCACTCTTTGGAAACACAAGGGTGTAAGGTATTTGCTGTATATCTGTAACTAGGTTATGAGGTAGAAAGACTCAGGATAACAGTCACCTTTCCAGTTGACAGTTTGTGAACTGAAAAGTTGCTATGGATTGTGGTTTTCTTCAGTTACGACTCGCCACACATAACTCTGCATAGCACAGCCAGAAGATTTGATGTTGTTTGTAATTCTGCTGTTGTTTGAATTCTTCTGTAATATCTTTCTCAGCAACTGAGCCAGTTTTGGTACAGTGATGAAACTGCATCGTGCCTGGCTAAGGAAGCAGTtctggcagctggaaaaggtGGCAGGTAGGTTTTAATAATTGTGTTGTAGATTTAACATGtcttttctgcaaatattttgtttctgctatATAGACAAGAGCATGCAGTTTAATTCATTACTCATTATACTTCAGTTATGTTCAACTGAGATaaatgcagagctgctttgATATTATTTAGTTAATAGTTTGTACTGATCTCCCTGTTTATTATGTCACTGAATGTTGTAGGCTATACCTTGTAAAAGTTTACTAtgaatattcttaattttttgagaaatacaaAGTGCTTCAGAGCATATTATTGACTTGTAATTACTTTCTTAGTTTTTATATTATGTTTCTGTAGGACAGATGGAAAAAACTTGGTTTTCTTCCTACTTTTataaacagtaatttttcagtttttgagtgtacttccttgcttttctgaaaCAAGACTTTCCCTGTAGTTAAGCTTAAGATCTTTATTTAGCATAGGGTTGACTTCCATACTTAAGACTTTAttattaaagtaattaattGTTAGAATGGAGGAAGAATACTTTCCACTTTTGGGActaatgtttaaaatgttttcccaaaGCCTCTCTGAGGATTGCTGTACagttttattgctgttgtttgtcttttaaaattacaattttaagttattgtggtttttttttttttaggatagCGTGTGTCAGTGCACCGAGTGTGTACCAGAAACTGAAAGAACAGGACAGtgaagatttttctgtgtgtataCTGGAGTATGACAGAAGGTTTTCTGTGTATGGAGAAGAATTTATCTTCTATGATTACAACCACCCTTTGGACTTACCTGAAAATGTCCTGCCACACAGTTTTGACATCGTAATAGCTGATCCACCCTATCTATCTGAGGAATGTCTTCAAAAGACTGCAGAGACCATCAAATATCTAACAAAAGGAAAGATTCTGCTTTGTACAGGTataactaataaaaatattaggtCCCCTTAAgtatctttttctctctttctaatGACAAATTTACATGAGACAAATACTAACTCAATCATCTGAATTATCATCAGTTTAAGGAAGAATATGCATCCCAAACTTTTTATTTGAGTACTTGAGTTCagcctttattttaaacagaaggcAAGTTGGTTTTAATAGTTCAAATCGGTACTTTCTTCCTATGGAATTAtgaattttactgaattttttaagAACTATAAAGTCATCCAGCAAATTtccagaaatataatttttcttgtagAAGGGCCACTCTGTATAATTGCAGTGATTGAAATCTGGAAATGGCAGACACAGGTGCAAGTTATTGTTTGTGTGTAAGTTTAtgctgaaatacagcagaaggaattaaaaaacaGTGATAAAAGCAGAAACCAGATAACTAGATATCTGTACTTGTGGAAGATGCACTTGCTGATTTGAGAAGTGATGTGTGTCTACCCAAGTAATGGCTTTTCTTAAGCTGTACTGTTATTATTGTATTGTTATCTGAGGACATCTGGAAAACCTttccaaaaagcaaaaaccccTCTGTGTGTACAATTTGAGGGAAGGCAGCCGAGcagacaaaataaagaaaaattaaaataatgtggCCACAGAAAGCCTGCTCCTTGGTTTAAGTGCACATGGCAGTCACACACAAGGGTGGTTCTCAGAAGTTTTTCCCTAGAATGGATAGGTGGTCCTTCAGATTTCTGCTCAAAGCAGTGATTTCTCAGTGTAGCTGCAAATATCACACCGTGGTTTATGTAAGTGAAAGTGTAGATGTAATCTGTTTGCATTTCCCATGGCTCCCTACCATTTAACTTCCTTGGAATGTAGCAAGAAGACTGAGTTCAAGTTTGCTTTCTGTAAAAAGGACACCGATACCCTCTacttatttttatgaaatttcttGGACATTCATTTCCTTGGGATGTCTTCCATTTTTCTAGATTTATTATAAGTTTCCCAATAGATTCTGCTGTTAAGGAAGGGGGAGAGTGTAGCTGCTTTAAGCCTgccttccttaaaaaaaccagCCTCTCTATGTATGCATTTTGGAGGAGCTATTAAAAAGGTTCAAATATTCTGtaactgttctttctttttgaatacgaattatttttgctgcagGTGCAGTCATGGAGGAACAGGCAGCAAAGCATCTTGGTGTGAAGATGTGCAAGTTTATTCCAAAACACTCACGAAATTTAGCCAATGAATTTCGATGTTATGTGAACTATGCTTCTGGACTGGACTAATTCTCCTAAGATCATCTACAGATCTACAACAAGTCaagcttctttctgttttttatcaGTTACACCACATTTCTCAGGGCTGAAATATCCAGCTCTGAGTACTGTTTTCTGAGATATCTGGAATTAACAGTGTGATAGTCTCTCTCTTTTAAATGAGTAAGCATTTGCAGTTACTGTGTTTCATATTAGGTAAATGCAGACCAAGCAATGCAGGTGCTGGATAATGGGAACTTCTTTGTTAGAGTTTCATTTAATGGTAGCTTTTACCATTTGAGGACACATCAGTGAGCTCTTAGAAGTGATTTTAGCTTATAGCAACACATAGGTGTTTGCCTTGCAGGCATCATTGCCAAAGAGTTAGATACTTCTGTAGTAATGGGGCCCATACATGTCCCTTAAATCTTGAACCACAAT
This genomic interval carries:
- the EEF1AKMT1 gene encoding EEF1A lysine methyltransferase 1 isoform X1, which encodes MKNCNVNFHKMDDDDDIPQLSSHTLAALQEFYLEQQQREGMKTSQGFNQYSIGSIEEDWQLSQFWYSDETASCLAKEAVLAAGKGGRIACVSAPSVYQKLKEQDSEDFSVCILEYDRRFSVYGEEFIFYDYNHPLDLPENVLPHSFDIVIADPPYLSEECLQKTAETIKYLTKGKILLCTGAVMEEQAAKHLGVKMCKFIPKHSRNLANEFRCYVNYASGLD
- the EEF1AKMT1 gene encoding EEF1A lysine methyltransferase 1 isoform X2, which translates into the protein MDDDDDIPQLSSHTLAALQEFYLEQQQREGMKTSQGFNQYSIGSIEEDWQLSQFWYSDETASCLAKEAVLAAGKGGRIACVSAPSVYQKLKEQDSEDFSVCILEYDRRFSVYGEEFIFYDYNHPLDLPENVLPHSFDIVIADPPYLSEECLQKTAETIKYLTKGKILLCTGAVMEEQAAKHLGVKMCKFIPKHSRNLANEFRCYVNYASGLD